A genomic region of Friedmanniella luteola contains the following coding sequences:
- a CDS encoding AAA family ATPase produces the protein MGEVRSAIESVIEGKRASVDLALVVLLAEGHLLVEDVPGVGKTMLAKALGRSIACSVRRVQFTPDLLPSDITGVSIFNQETRDFEFKPGGIFANIVVGDEINRASPKTQSALLESMEERQVSVDGTTYLLEAPFMVVATQNPIEMEGTYPLPEAQRDRFMARIQMGYPTPTAELDMLDSHGTTDPLAALTPVTDAETLRGLIDAVKTVYVSPAVKQYLVQVVNATRSSRELRLGASPRATLQLLRATRAYAALAGRDYVTPDDVAALGVAVLAHRVLPSTDAQLARRTVTDIIAQAISSVHLPDRR, from the coding sequence ATGGGCGAGGTCCGGTCGGCCATCGAGAGCGTCATCGAGGGCAAGCGGGCCTCGGTCGACCTCGCCCTGGTGGTCCTGCTGGCCGAGGGCCACCTCCTCGTGGAGGACGTCCCCGGGGTCGGCAAGACGATGCTGGCCAAGGCCCTCGGACGTTCGATCGCCTGCTCGGTCCGCCGGGTGCAGTTCACCCCGGACCTGCTCCCCTCCGACATCACCGGCGTCTCGATCTTCAACCAGGAGACGCGCGACTTCGAGTTCAAGCCCGGCGGCATCTTCGCCAACATCGTGGTGGGCGACGAGATCAACCGCGCCTCGCCGAAGACGCAGTCCGCGCTGCTGGAGTCGATGGAGGAGCGGCAGGTCAGCGTCGACGGGACGACCTACCTGCTCGAGGCGCCGTTCATGGTGGTGGCCACCCAGAACCCCATCGAGATGGAGGGCACCTACCCCCTCCCCGAGGCGCAGCGCGACCGCTTCATGGCCCGCATCCAGATGGGCTACCCCACCCCGACGGCCGAGCTCGACATGCTCGACTCGCACGGCACCACCGACCCGCTCGCCGCGCTCACCCCCGTCACCGACGCCGAGACGCTGCGGGGCCTGATCGACGCCGTCAAGACGGTCTACGTCAGCCCGGCGGTCAAGCAGTACCTCGTGCAGGTGGTGAACGCGACCCGCAGCTCGCGCGAGCTCCGGTTGGGCGCCTCGCCGCGCGCCACCCTGCAGCTGCTCCGGGCCACCCGCGCCTACGCCGCGCTGGCCGGCCGGGACTACGTCACCCCCGACGACGTGGCCGCCCTCGGGGTCGCCGTGCTGGCCCACCGGGTGCTGCCCTCCACCGATGCCCAGCTGGCCCGGCGCACGGTGACCGACATCATCGCCCAGGCCATCTCCTCGGTGCACCTGCCGGACCGGCGCTGA
- the mraZ gene encoding division/cell wall cluster transcriptional repressor MraZ: MFLGTHTPKLDEKGRLILPAKFRDELADGLVITRFQERCLAIWPIATFVEVAQSVRGTSSSQQVRDYQRMLASGASDETPDKQGRITIPPHLRAYASLEKDCVVVGAINRVEVWDAAAWEQYANAKESAFADLDEGVFPGA; this comes from the coding sequence GTGTTCCTCGGCACGCACACCCCGAAGCTCGACGAGAAAGGACGACTGATCCTTCCGGCGAAGTTCCGAGACGAGCTGGCGGACGGCCTGGTGATCACGCGGTTCCAGGAGCGCTGCCTGGCGATCTGGCCGATCGCGACGTTCGTCGAGGTGGCCCAGTCGGTGCGGGGGACGTCGTCCAGCCAGCAGGTCCGGGACTACCAGCGCATGCTCGCGTCGGGAGCCTCGGACGAGACGCCGGACAAGCAGGGGCGGATCACCATCCCGCCGCACCTGCGGGCCTACGCGTCGCTGGAGAAGGACTGCGTGGTGGTGGGGGCCATCAACCGGGTGGAGGTGTGGGACGCCGCCGCCTGGGAGCAGTACGCGAACGCCAAGGAGTCGGCGTTCGCCGACCTGGACGAGGGCGTCTTCCCCGGCGCCTGA